The proteins below come from a single Caulobacter flavus genomic window:
- a CDS encoding ABC transporter ATP-binding protein, translating to MTDKPIITFENVTKRFGKLAAVDNVSLSIREGEFFALLGPSGCGKTTLLRMLAGFETPTEGRILIDGQDISNVPPNKRPVNMVFQSYAVFPHMTVADNVAYGLKVDRVSKAERDRRVEEALELVQLGGLGQRKPDQLSGGQRQRVALARALVKRPRVLLLDEPLSALDAKLREQMRTELCTLQEKVGITFIMVTHDQDEALALASRCAVMSKGLLQQVAAPNDLYEFPNSRFVADFIGSVNLFEGVLAVDEPSHAVIKSPGLPTDIFLDHGVTGPRGGAVWAAIRPEKIELHKRPDDGEPPNMGDAPKGTNAVAGVIRHEAYLGGVSTYEVEIEGGRRVKVQRPNLTRWDQEDFRLGEAVWIAWHACSPAVLLS from the coding sequence GTGACCGACAAACCCATCATCACCTTCGAGAACGTCACCAAGCGCTTCGGCAAGCTGGCGGCGGTCGACAACGTCTCGTTGAGCATCAGGGAGGGCGAGTTCTTCGCCCTTCTGGGACCGTCGGGCTGCGGCAAGACCACCTTGCTGCGGATGCTGGCCGGGTTCGAGACGCCGACCGAAGGGCGGATCCTGATCGACGGCCAGGACATCTCGAACGTGCCGCCGAACAAGCGGCCGGTGAACATGGTGTTCCAGTCCTACGCGGTGTTCCCGCACATGACCGTGGCCGACAACGTCGCCTACGGCCTGAAGGTCGACCGGGTGAGCAAGGCCGAACGCGACCGCCGGGTCGAGGAGGCGCTGGAGCTGGTGCAGCTGGGCGGCCTCGGCCAGCGCAAGCCCGACCAGCTGTCGGGCGGTCAGCGCCAGCGGGTGGCCCTGGCCCGGGCGCTGGTCAAGCGGCCGCGCGTGCTGCTGCTGGACGAGCCGCTGTCGGCGCTGGACGCCAAGCTGCGCGAGCAGATGCGCACCGAGCTCTGCACCCTGCAGGAGAAGGTGGGCATCACCTTCATCATGGTCACCCACGACCAGGACGAGGCGCTGGCCCTGGCCAGTCGCTGCGCGGTGATGAGCAAGGGCCTGCTGCAGCAGGTGGCCGCGCCCAACGACCTCTACGAGTTTCCCAACAGCCGCTTCGTGGCCGACTTCATCGGCAGCGTGAACCTGTTCGAGGGCGTGCTGGCTGTGGACGAGCCCAGCCACGCGGTCATCAAGTCGCCGGGCCTGCCGACCGACATCTTCCTCGACCACGGGGTGACCGGCCCGCGCGGCGGCGCGGTGTGGGCGGCGATCCGGCCCGAGAAGATCGAGCTGCACAAACGCCCAGACGACGGCGAGCCGCCGAACATGGGCGACGCGCCCAAGGGGACGAACGCCGTGGCCGGCGTGATCCGGCACGAAGCCTATCTGGGCGGGGTGTCGACCTACGAGGTGGAAATCGAAGGGGGCCGCCGCGTGAAGGTGCAGCGCCCCAACCTGACCCGCTGGGACCAGGAGGACTTCCGGCTGGGTGAGGCGGTGTGGATCGCCTGGCACGCCTGCTCGCCGGCGGTGCTGCTGTCGTGA
- a CDS encoding antitoxin gives MVEPDPDTDAEREAAADADVAAGRCVPHERVREWLKTVGTPEQTPTPYSWRE, from the coding sequence ATGGTCGAACCTGATCCGGATACAGATGCAGAGCGCGAGGCCGCCGCCGACGCGGACGTCGCCGCCGGCCGCTGTGTTCCGCATGAACGCGTGCGCGAGTGGCTCAAAACGGTAGGGACGCCCGAACAGACCCCGACGCCGTACTCCTGGCGAGAATAG
- a CDS encoding gamma-glutamyl-gamma-aminobutyrate hydrolase family protein, which yields MNRPVAGVICCTRTVGIEPAQAVMNRYVAGAMAYADAAALLVPSMPGLMRASEVAARLDGLMLTGSPSNLDPAFYDEDAPDAPGPFDRDRDVMTRDLIKAMLDLGRPVFGVCRGFQEINVAFGGSLRRDMATSAQLIAHHAPDEVDFDGMFDHLHPVDLTPGGVLATAFGAERAVVNSVHYQGVDRLGEGLTVEARAQDSVVEAVSASVNGAPVLAVQWHPEWKPQENAQSRTFFQLFGQALRGEFPHPLDGGGAGVGVAAAVRPAP from the coding sequence ATGAACCGTCCCGTCGCCGGCGTCATCTGCTGCACCCGCACCGTCGGGATCGAGCCGGCCCAGGCGGTGATGAACCGCTACGTGGCCGGCGCGATGGCCTATGCCGACGCCGCGGCGCTGCTGGTTCCGTCGATGCCGGGGCTGATGAGGGCCTCGGAGGTCGCCGCGCGGCTGGACGGCCTGATGCTGACCGGCAGTCCGTCGAACCTGGATCCGGCCTTCTACGACGAGGACGCGCCCGACGCGCCGGGGCCGTTCGACCGCGACCGCGACGTCATGACCCGCGACCTGATCAAGGCGATGCTGGATCTGGGCCGGCCGGTGTTCGGCGTATGCCGGGGCTTCCAGGAGATCAACGTCGCCTTCGGCGGATCCCTTCGGCGCGACATGGCGACCAGCGCGCAGCTGATCGCCCACCACGCGCCCGACGAGGTCGACTTCGACGGCATGTTCGACCATCTCCACCCGGTCGACCTGACCCCCGGCGGGGTGCTGGCCACGGCCTTCGGGGCCGAGCGGGCGGTGGTCAATTCGGTGCATTACCAGGGCGTCGACCGGCTGGGCGAAGGCCTGACGGTCGAGGCCCGCGCGCAGGACAGCGTCGTCGAGGCGGTGTCGGCCAGCGTCAACGGCGCGCCGGTGCTGGCCGTGCAGTGGCATCCGGAATGGAAGCCGCAGGAGAACGCCCAGAGCCGGACGTTCTTCCAGCTGTTCGGCCAGGCGCTGCGCGGAGAGTTTCCCCACCCCCTCGATGGGGGAGGGGCAGGGGTGGGGGTGGCTGCGGCGGTTCGGCCCGCGCCATGA
- a CDS encoding glutamine synthetase family protein, translating to MSAVASPDECREFLAAHPQVKYVEVFFTSMTGVPRGKRLRVHELQAIYDYGRFLPGSILVVDTVGADCEETGLVWEDGDADRRARPVPGTLTLAPWLGPDVAQVMLSLYELDGTPNDLDPRHVLQRVLDRYAADGLTPVAACELEYYLVDIERGPSGELLPARSVLTGQRPTGIQVYGLPELEANAPFLRELWDTADVIRVPLEGAISEFAPAQVELTLKHKPDALRAADDAVLYKRAAKGVALRHGCEATFMAKPWADRAGNGFHVHVSFNDEGGNNLCAAEDPEGSELLKHAIGGMKALLGEGMAILAPNANSYRRFKANSYAPVAPTWGVNNRTVSLRVPAGPAPTRHVEHRVAGADGNPYLVMATLLAAAHHGIKNRIDPGPAVVGDGYAAAAKENVRLPSNWFAAVDLFEKSEVLADYLGERFVEMFVSVKRTEQARFFEVVGQLDYDWYLRNA from the coding sequence ATGAGCGCCGTCGCTTCCCCCGACGAATGCCGCGAGTTCCTCGCCGCCCATCCGCAGGTGAAGTACGTCGAGGTGTTTTTCACCTCGATGACCGGCGTGCCGCGCGGCAAGCGGCTGCGGGTGCACGAACTGCAGGCGATCTACGACTACGGCCGGTTCCTGCCGGGCTCGATCCTGGTGGTCGACACCGTGGGCGCCGACTGCGAGGAGACGGGCCTGGTGTGGGAGGACGGCGACGCCGACCGCCGCGCGCGGCCCGTGCCCGGGACCCTGACCCTGGCCCCGTGGCTGGGCCCGGACGTCGCCCAGGTGATGCTGTCGCTGTACGAGCTGGACGGGACGCCCAACGACCTGGACCCGCGTCATGTTCTGCAGCGGGTGCTCGACCGCTACGCCGCCGACGGCCTGACGCCGGTCGCCGCCTGCGAACTGGAATACTACCTCGTCGATATCGAGCGCGGCCCCAGCGGCGAGCTTCTGCCCGCCAGGTCGGTGCTGACCGGCCAGCGGCCGACCGGCATCCAGGTCTACGGCCTGCCGGAACTGGAGGCCAACGCCCCGTTCCTGCGCGAGCTGTGGGATACGGCCGACGTCATCCGCGTGCCGCTGGAAGGCGCGATCTCGGAGTTCGCCCCGGCTCAGGTGGAGCTGACCCTCAAGCACAAGCCCGACGCCCTGAGGGCCGCCGACGACGCGGTGCTGTACAAGCGCGCCGCCAAGGGGGTGGCTCTGCGCCATGGCTGCGAAGCGACGTTCATGGCCAAGCCCTGGGCCGACCGGGCGGGCAACGGCTTCCACGTGCATGTCAGCTTCAATGACGAAGGCGGAAACAACCTGTGCGCCGCCGAGGATCCGGAAGGCTCGGAGCTGCTCAAGCACGCCATCGGCGGCATGAAGGCGCTGCTGGGCGAGGGCATGGCGATCCTGGCGCCCAACGCCAACAGCTATCGTCGCTTCAAGGCCAATTCCTACGCGCCCGTGGCGCCGACCTGGGGCGTCAACAACCGCACGGTCAGCCTGCGCGTGCCGGCGGGGCCTGCGCCGACGCGGCACGTGGAGCACCGCGTGGCGGGCGCCGACGGCAATCCGTACCTGGTGATGGCGACGCTGCTGGCGGCCGCGCACCACGGGATCAAGAACAGGATCGATCCGGGGCCCGCGGTGGTCGGCGACGGCTATGCCGCCGCGGCCAAGGAGAACGTGCGTCTGCCGTCCAACTGGTTCGCCGCCGTCGACCTCTTCGAGAAGTCTGAGGTGCTGGCCGACTATCTGGGCGAGCGGTTCGTGGAGATGTTCGTCTCGGTCAAGCGCACCGAGCAGGCGCGGTTCTTCGAGGTGGTCGGGCAGCTCGACTATGACTGGTATCTGCGCAACGCCTAG
- a CDS encoding ABC transporter substrate-binding protein has translation MSTNHFRGASRRSLLTAFGAAAIGMSFTACGEKPKPDAGGEEAKLNFYNWDTYIGETTLGDFKKASGVDVNMSLFATNDELFAKLKAGNPGFDVIVPSNEFVTRMSQAGMLEPLDHAKIPNIKNIDPTFLNPDFDPGRKFSLPYTWLLLGIGYRKSKVSGVPDSWKWLFDSNQYAGKIALLSESADLVRLAAKYLGHSVNDIPADMLPRIEQMLIKQKPFVKAFHDDNGQDLLLSGEVDLVLEYNGDIAQAMKDDDDIDFVVPKEGSLINSDCLCIPKGAPRPNNAHKFINYLLDAQAGAEISKTILYPTPNAAAKALMPDDYKNNKVIFPPADVMSKCEYGAFEGAEKASLYEEIITRVRAA, from the coding sequence ATGAGCACCAACCACTTTCGAGGGGCTTCGCGCCGCTCGCTGCTGACCGCGTTCGGCGCGGCGGCCATCGGCATGTCGTTCACCGCCTGCGGCGAGAAGCCCAAGCCCGACGCCGGCGGCGAAGAGGCCAAGCTGAACTTCTACAACTGGGACACCTATATCGGCGAAACCACGCTGGGCGACTTCAAGAAGGCCAGCGGCGTCGACGTGAACATGAGCCTGTTCGCGACCAACGACGAACTGTTCGCCAAGCTGAAGGCCGGCAATCCGGGCTTCGACGTCATCGTGCCGTCCAACGAGTTCGTCACCCGCATGAGCCAGGCGGGCATGCTGGAGCCGCTGGACCACGCCAAGATCCCGAACATCAAGAACATCGACCCGACCTTCCTGAACCCGGACTTCGACCCGGGCCGGAAGTTCTCGTTGCCCTATACCTGGCTGCTGCTGGGCATCGGCTATCGCAAGAGCAAGGTCTCGGGCGTGCCCGACAGCTGGAAGTGGCTGTTCGACAGCAACCAGTACGCCGGCAAGATCGCCCTGCTGTCGGAAAGCGCCGACCTGGTGCGCCTGGCGGCCAAGTACCTGGGCCACTCGGTCAACGACATCCCGGCCGACATGCTGCCGAGGATCGAGCAGATGCTGATCAAGCAGAAGCCGTTCGTGAAGGCCTTCCACGACGACAACGGCCAGGACCTGCTGCTGTCGGGCGAGGTGGACCTGGTGCTGGAGTACAACGGCGACATCGCCCAGGCGATGAAGGACGACGACGACATCGACTTCGTCGTGCCCAAGGAAGGCAGCCTGATCAACTCGGACTGCCTGTGCATTCCGAAGGGCGCGCCGCGTCCGAACAACGCCCACAAGTTCATCAACTACCTGCTGGACGCCCAGGCCGGCGCCGAGATCAGCAAGACGATCCTGTACCCGACGCCCAATGCGGCGGCCAAGGCGCTGATGCCGGACGACTACAAGAACAACAAGGTGATCTTCCCGCCCGCCGACGTGATGTCAAAGTGCGAGTACGGGGCCTTCGAGGGGGCGGAAAAGGCCAGCCTCTACGAGGAGATCATCACCCGCGTGCGGGCGGCGTGA
- a CDS encoding aspartate aminotransferase family protein, whose amino-acid sequence MIGELSRPATLADLIAAERARFLAEHPRSVGMARAAAGVWRGGVPMHWMGDWACPSPIFAAQGVGAQITDVDGRLYDDFCLGDTPSMFGHGEPSVAAAVADQARRGAGFMLPTASAVIVGKLLAERFGLPLWQAATTASDANRAAIRWARAVTGRPVVLVFDGCYHGMVEDAFVVLKDGAPAMKPGLLGQVQDLTATTRVVPFNDLEALEAALAPGDVAAVLAEPVMTNCGMILPDPGFHEALRRLTREAGTLLVVDETHTISTGPGGYTRAHGLEPDVFVLGKAVAGGVPAAVWGVTAQLSARMDEAAARIGPGQSGIGTTLSGNALAMAAMRAMLSEVMTDAAYARMLAGAERLVAGLRGVVEARGLAWSVVHVGARVELVFADPPPRDAASMRKVLDHGAVEALHLWLINRGVLIAPFHNMMLVSPVTDDAAVDRLVAAVDAFAVAVGEVSI is encoded by the coding sequence ATGATCGGCGAGCTCTCCCGCCCCGCCACCCTAGCCGACCTCATCGCCGCCGAGCGCGCGCGGTTCCTGGCCGAGCATCCGCGCAGCGTCGGCATGGCCAGGGCGGCCGCGGGCGTGTGGCGGGGCGGGGTTCCGATGCACTGGATGGGCGACTGGGCCTGCCCCAGCCCCATCTTCGCCGCCCAGGGCGTGGGCGCGCAGATCACCGACGTCGACGGCAGGCTCTACGACGACTTCTGCCTGGGCGACACGCCGTCGATGTTCGGCCACGGCGAGCCTTCCGTTGCGGCGGCCGTGGCGGACCAGGCCAGGCGCGGGGCGGGGTTCATGCTGCCCACCGCCTCGGCGGTGATCGTCGGCAAGCTGCTGGCCGAGCGCTTCGGCCTGCCGCTGTGGCAGGCGGCGACCACGGCCAGCGACGCCAACCGCGCGGCGATCCGCTGGGCGCGGGCGGTGACGGGGCGGCCGGTCGTGCTGGTGTTCGACGGCTGCTATCACGGCATGGTCGAGGACGCGTTCGTCGTGCTGAAGGACGGCGCCCCTGCGATGAAGCCCGGCCTGCTGGGCCAGGTGCAGGACCTGACGGCCACGACCCGCGTCGTGCCGTTCAACGACCTGGAAGCGCTGGAAGCGGCCCTGGCCCCCGGCGACGTCGCCGCCGTGCTGGCCGAGCCGGTGATGACCAACTGCGGGATGATCCTGCCCGATCCCGGCTTCCACGAAGCCCTGCGCAGGCTGACGCGCGAGGCGGGGACGCTGCTGGTCGTCGACGAGACCCACACCATCTCGACCGGCCCGGGCGGCTACACCCGCGCGCATGGGCTGGAGCCCGACGTCTTCGTGCTGGGCAAGGCCGTGGCCGGCGGCGTGCCGGCCGCCGTCTGGGGCGTGACCGCGCAGCTTTCGGCGCGGATGGACGAGGCGGCCGCGCGGATCGGTCCTGGCCAGTCGGGCATCGGCACGACGCTGTCGGGCAATGCCCTGGCCATGGCGGCGATGCGGGCGATGCTGAGCGAGGTGATGACCGACGCGGCCTATGCGCGGATGCTGGCCGGCGCCGAGCGGCTGGTGGCGGGGCTGAGGGGCGTGGTCGAGGCACGCGGCCTGGCCTGGTCGGTCGTGCATGTCGGCGCGCGGGTGGAGCTGGTGTTCGCCGATCCGCCGCCGCGCGACGCCGCCTCGATGCGGAAAGTTCTGGACCATGGGGCGGTGGAAGCGCTGCATCTGTGGCTGATCAACCGAGGGGTGCTGATCGCGCCCTTTCACAACATGATGCTGGTCTCGCCCGTCACCGACGACGCGGCGGTGGATCGGCTGGTCGCGGCGGTGGACGCCTTCGCCGTGGCCGTCGGGGAGGTGTCGATATGA
- a CDS encoding aspartate aminotransferase family protein, producing the protein MTAPLRNHDIAELKRLDLAHHLPAQADHKVIAEQGGSRIITRAEGVYIHDGEGHRILDGMAGLWCVNVGYGRTELAQAAYDQMLELPYYNTFFKTASPPPIELAAKIAQKMGGHLSHVFYNSSGSEANDTVFRLVRHYWKLKGQPSRTVFISRWNAYHGSTVAGVSLGGMKHMHRQGDLPIAGVEHVMQPYPFGDGFGEDPAAFRDRAVQAIENKILEVGPENVAAFIGEPVQGAGGVIIPPDGYWPAVEALCRKYGILLVCDEVICGFGRLGQWFGHQHYGIKPDLIAMAKGLSSGYLPISAVGVADHIVAELREKGGDFIHGFTYSGHPTAAAVALKNIEIMEREGLVERTRDETGPYLAQALAGLNDHPLVGEVRSLGLIGAVEIVREKGTNHRFLDKEGEAGPIVRDLCIKNGLMVRAIRDSIVCCPPLIVTKAEIDELVGIIRKSLDEAEPVLRALKPKEGDA; encoded by the coding sequence ATGACCGCCCCCCTCCGCAACCACGACATCGCCGAGCTCAAGCGCCTGGACCTGGCGCATCACCTGCCGGCCCAGGCCGACCACAAGGTGATCGCCGAGCAGGGCGGCAGCCGGATCATCACTCGCGCCGAGGGGGTCTACATCCACGACGGCGAGGGCCATAGGATCCTCGACGGCATGGCCGGGCTGTGGTGCGTCAATGTTGGCTACGGTCGCACGGAACTGGCGCAGGCGGCCTACGACCAGATGCTGGAGCTGCCGTACTACAACACCTTCTTCAAGACGGCCTCGCCGCCGCCGATCGAACTGGCGGCCAAGATCGCGCAGAAGATGGGCGGGCATCTCTCCCACGTCTTCTACAACTCGTCGGGGTCGGAGGCGAACGACACGGTCTTCCGCCTGGTGCGCCATTACTGGAAGCTCAAGGGCCAGCCCAGCCGCACCGTCTTCATCAGCCGCTGGAACGCCTATCACGGCTCGACGGTGGCCGGCGTGAGCCTGGGCGGCATGAAGCACATGCACCGCCAAGGCGACCTGCCGATCGCCGGTGTCGAGCACGTGATGCAGCCCTATCCGTTCGGCGACGGCTTCGGCGAGGACCCGGCCGCCTTCCGCGACCGCGCGGTGCAGGCGATCGAGAACAAGATCCTCGAGGTCGGGCCCGAGAACGTCGCGGCCTTCATCGGCGAGCCGGTGCAGGGCGCGGGCGGGGTGATCATCCCGCCGGACGGCTACTGGCCGGCGGTCGAGGCCCTGTGCCGCAAGTACGGCATCCTCCTGGTCTGCGACGAGGTGATCTGCGGCTTCGGCCGGCTGGGCCAGTGGTTCGGCCACCAGCACTACGGGATCAAGCCCGACCTGATCGCCATGGCCAAGGGTCTGTCGTCCGGCTACCTGCCCATCTCGGCCGTGGGCGTGGCCGACCACATCGTCGCCGAGCTGCGCGAGAAGGGCGGCGACTTCATCCACGGCTTTACGTACTCGGGCCACCCGACCGCGGCGGCCGTGGCGCTCAAGAACATCGAGATCATGGAGCGCGAGGGCCTGGTCGAGCGCACCCGCGACGAGACCGGTCCCTATCTGGCCCAGGCCCTGGCCGGCCTGAACGACCACCCGCTGGTGGGCGAGGTGCGATCGCTGGGCTTGATCGGCGCGGTCGAGATCGTGCGCGAGAAGGGCACGAACCACCGCTTCCTCGACAAGGAGGGCGAGGCCGGCCCGATCGTGCGCGACCTGTGCATCAAGAACGGCCTGATGGTCCGCGCCATCCGCGACAGCATCGTCTGCTGCCCGCCGCTGATCGTCACCAAGGCGGAGATCGACGAACTGGTCGGCATCATCAGGAAGTCGCTCGACGAGGCCGAGCCGGTGCTGCGGGCGCTGAAGCCTAAGGAGGGCGATGCGTGA
- a CDS encoding ABC transporter permease, producing the protein MSRKSPPGPLEYLRRWPIRLWLLAVGVFLYAPLIALMAFSFNDSRRNIVWKGFTLKYYEKAFNNDGLIEAFANSLTIAAVSTLLSVVLGALVALALWRFRFPGKTVVDGALALPIVVPEICMGVGMLVFFAKVLPWPQGLVWPLNLGAIIIAHVTFSFPFVAVVVRARMASFNRELEEAARDLGAGEFRTIRDVILPHMTPSLVAGALLAFTLSLDDFVITFFTAGPDTVTFPVKVYSMVRFSVTPEVNAASTILIVLTVILTAVALKLQGDPAAAAGGHGGDGK; encoded by the coding sequence ATGAGCCGCAAATCGCCGCCCGGACCGCTGGAGTACCTGCGCCGCTGGCCGATCAGGCTGTGGCTGCTGGCGGTGGGGGTGTTCCTCTACGCGCCGCTGATCGCCCTGATGGCCTTCAGCTTCAATGACAGCCGGCGCAACATCGTCTGGAAGGGCTTCACGCTCAAATACTACGAGAAGGCCTTCAACAACGACGGTCTGATCGAGGCCTTCGCCAACAGCTTGACCATCGCGGCGGTGTCGACCCTGCTGAGCGTGGTGCTGGGGGCGCTGGTCGCCCTGGCCCTGTGGCGGTTCCGCTTCCCGGGCAAGACGGTGGTCGATGGGGCCCTGGCCCTGCCGATCGTGGTGCCCGAGATCTGCATGGGCGTGGGCATGCTGGTGTTCTTCGCCAAGGTGCTGCCCTGGCCGCAGGGGCTGGTCTGGCCGCTGAACCTGGGGGCGATCATCATCGCCCACGTGACCTTCTCGTTCCCGTTCGTGGCGGTGGTGGTGAGGGCCCGCATGGCCAGCTTCAACCGCGAACTGGAGGAGGCCGCGCGGGATCTCGGGGCCGGCGAGTTCCGCACCATCAGGGACGTGATCCTGCCGCACATGACGCCGTCCCTGGTGGCGGGCGCCCTGCTGGCCTTCACGCTCAGCCTGGACGACTTCGTCATCACCTTCTTCACGGCCGGGCCCGACACCGTGACCTTCCCGGTGAAGGTCTATTCGATGGTGCGCTTCTCGGTGACGCCCGAGGTCAACGCCGCCTCGACCATCCTGATCGTGCTGACCGTGATCCTGACCGCCGTGGCGCTGAAGCTGCAGGGCGATCCGGCGGCCGCGGCCGGCGGCCATGGGGGGGATGGGAAATGA
- a CDS encoding ABC transporter permease, with protein MEQSWKKAKSVFAAALGPPLVWLVVFFVAPMAIVWAYSFGHNVGLTEISFTGTIANYARALEPLYLKIFVKSAWVAALTTALCLVIGFPVALAITFASQKAKTWLLLLVMLPFWTNLLVRTYALIAVLRTEGYVNQTFEWFWNIGAKVAPLGAYQPLELLHNNFAVILGLVYVHLPFMVLPLYSALDRLDKSLLEASLDLGAGHLRTLFRIVVPLALPGIASGILITFIPALGAYLTPDLLGGPDSQMIANVIERQFKRANDWPFGAALSFLLMYLTFIAIAVQALLSRGKKREGVG; from the coding sequence ATGGAACAGAGCTGGAAGAAGGCCAAGTCGGTGTTCGCCGCCGCGCTGGGACCGCCGCTGGTCTGGCTGGTGGTGTTCTTCGTCGCGCCGATGGCGATCGTCTGGGCCTACAGCTTCGGCCACAACGTCGGGCTGACCGAGATCTCGTTCACCGGCACGATCGCCAACTACGCCCGGGCGCTGGAGCCGCTGTACCTGAAGATCTTCGTCAAGTCGGCCTGGGTGGCGGCGCTGACGACGGCGCTGTGCCTGGTGATCGGCTTCCCGGTGGCGCTGGCCATCACCTTCGCCTCGCAGAAGGCCAAGACCTGGCTCTTGCTGCTGGTCATGCTGCCGTTCTGGACCAACCTGCTGGTCCGCACCTACGCCCTGATCGCGGTGCTGCGCACCGAGGGCTACGTCAACCAGACCTTCGAGTGGTTCTGGAACATCGGGGCCAAGGTCGCGCCGCTGGGCGCCTACCAGCCGCTGGAGCTGCTGCACAACAATTTCGCGGTGATCCTGGGCCTGGTCTACGTGCACCTGCCGTTCATGGTGCTGCCGCTCTATTCGGCGCTCGATCGCCTCGACAAGTCGCTGCTGGAGGCCAGCCTCGACCTCGGGGCCGGGCACCTGCGCACCCTGTTCCGGATCGTCGTGCCGCTGGCCCTGCCGGGCATCGCCTCGGGGATCCTGATTACCTTCATCCCGGCGCTGGGCGCCTATCTGACGCCCGACCTGCTGGGCGGGCCCGACAGCCAGATGATCGCCAACGTCATCGAGCGCCAGTTCAAGCGCGCCAACGACTGGCCGTTCGGCGCGGCCCTGTCTTTCCTGCTGATGTACCTGACCTTCATCGCCATCGCTGTGCAGGCGCTGCTCTCACGGGGCAAGAAGAGGGAGGGCGTGGGATGA
- a CDS encoding glutamine synthetase family protein produces the protein MKPKHKKNHDGPKVTRGVKTLDEAQAWFRSQNIEEIECVVPDLAGVARGKIMPVRKFLGTPSMNLPLAVFYQTITGDFPEFEGAVNAVQSDTDIFLTPDFATLAAVPWAQDPTAQVIHDAFHPDGRPVEESPRQVLRRVLSLYREKGWSPIVAPEIEFYLVEKNVDPDYPLKPPIGRSGRPETGRQGYSISAVNEFDALFEDMYEYSERQGLEIDTLIHESGVAQMEINLRHGTPLELADQVFMMKRTIREAAMEHDIYATFMAKPMASEPGSAMHVHQSILTEDGDNLFSDPKTGEATPAFYAFIAGQQRYLPAIMAILAPYVNSYRRIARDSGAPVNTQWGYDNRTCGLRVPPSDPANRRVENRIPSSDANPYLAIAAVLACGYLGMTQNLAPTAPVEIDASARGIELPRSLLESVTLFEEAKPLVDILGATFCNAYARVKQAEYETFMRTISPWEREFLLLNV, from the coding sequence ATGAAGCCCAAGCACAAGAAGAACCACGACGGTCCGAAGGTCACCCGGGGGGTCAAGACGCTGGACGAGGCCCAGGCCTGGTTCCGCAGCCAGAACATCGAGGAGATCGAGTGCGTCGTGCCCGACCTGGCCGGCGTGGCGCGCGGCAAGATCATGCCGGTGCGCAAGTTCCTGGGGACGCCCTCGATGAACCTGCCGCTGGCGGTGTTCTACCAGACCATCACCGGCGACTTCCCGGAGTTCGAGGGCGCGGTGAACGCCGTGCAGTCGGACACCGACATCTTCCTGACCCCCGACTTCGCCACCCTGGCGGCGGTTCCCTGGGCCCAGGACCCGACGGCCCAGGTGATCCACGACGCCTTCCATCCCGACGGCCGGCCGGTCGAGGAAAGCCCCCGCCAGGTGCTGCGCCGGGTGCTGTCGCTGTACCGCGAGAAGGGCTGGAGCCCGATCGTGGCGCCGGAGATCGAGTTCTACCTCGTCGAGAAGAACGTCGACCCGGACTATCCGCTCAAACCTCCGATCGGCCGCTCGGGCCGGCCCGAGACCGGCCGCCAGGGCTATTCGATCAGCGCGGTCAACGAGTTCGACGCCCTGTTCGAGGACATGTACGAATACTCCGAGCGCCAGGGCCTGGAGATCGACACCCTGATCCACGAGAGCGGGGTGGCGCAGATGGAGATCAACCTGCGTCACGGCACGCCGCTGGAGCTGGCCGACCAGGTGTTCATGATGAAGCGCACCATCCGCGAGGCGGCGATGGAGCATGACATCTACGCCACCTTCATGGCCAAGCCGATGGCCAGCGAGCCGGGCAGCGCCATGCACGTGCACCAGTCGATCCTGACCGAGGACGGCGACAACCTGTTCTCGGACCCGAAGACGGGCGAGGCGACGCCGGCCTTCTACGCCTTCATCGCCGGCCAGCAGCGCTACCTGCCGGCGATCATGGCCATACTGGCGCCCTACGTGAACAGCTACCGCCGCATCGCCCGCGACAGCGGCGCGCCGGTCAACACCCAGTGGGGCTACGACAACCGCACCTGCGGCCTGCGGGTGCCGCCGTCGGATCCGGCCAACCGCCGGGTCGAGAACCGCATCCCCTCGTCGGACGCCAATCCGTACCTGGCCATCGCCGCGGTGCTGGCCTGCGGCTATCTGGGCATGACCCAGAACCTGGCGCCGACCGCGCCGGTGGAGATCGACGCCAGCGCCCGTGGCATAGAGCTGCCGCGCAGCCTGCTGGAGTCGGTGACCCTGTTCGAGGAGGCCAAGCCGCTGGTCGACATCCTGGGCGCCACCTTCTGCAACGCCTACGCCCGGGTGAAGCAGGCCGAGTACGAGACCTTCATGCGCACCATCAGTCCGTGGGAGCGGGAGTTCCTGCTGCTGAATGTGTAG